Proteins from a single region of Corylus avellana chromosome ca11, CavTom2PMs-1.0:
- the LOC132164942 gene encoding uncharacterized protein LOC132164942: MAIVLRFVDKDGFIQEHFFDIVHVKYTPALTLNNGISDVLSRHCLDIQNIREQGYDVLHVNVVINYKLFMQHKLHIWKLLCLKMLEENEEIVGITDVLCQVLQQKSQDILNAINSVSIAKKLIQKLRDDGCDDLLENIVSFSKKAKIDIPDLSACYIEGQGRSQKNHITLEHHYHFDIFNTIIDFQLQELDNRFSEKALELLILSSALNPKYAYKSFKIDDICILAEKYHPLDFSEQDKINLRYQLRYFELDVLTDPTLQNLSFIAELCQGLAKAKKSKT, translated from the exons ATGGcaattgttttgagatttgttgataaagatggttttatacaagaacATTTCTTTGATATAGTTCATGTTAAATATACACCGGCATTGACTCTAAATAATGGAATATCTGATGTTCTCTCTCGTCATTGccttgatattcaaaatattcgTGAACAAGGATATGATG TGCTTCATGTAAATGTCGTGATCAACTACAAGTTGTTCATGCAACACAAATTGCACATTTGGAAGctattg TGCTTGAAGATGTTGGAAGAGAATGAG GAAATCGTGGGCATTACTGATGTTCTTTGTCAAGTTTTGCAGCAAAAATCTCAAGACATTTTGAATGCTATTAATTCAGTTTCTATTGCAAAAAAACTTatccaaaagttgagagatGATGGTTGTGATGATTTGCTTGAGAACATTGTCTCTTTctccaagaaagctaaaattgaCATTCCGGATTTGAGTGCTTGTTATATTGAAGGTCAAGGTCGTAGTCAAAAGAATCACATTACATTggagcatcattatcattttgacatattcaatacTATTAtcgactttcaattgcaagagcttgaTAATAGGTTTAGTGAAAAGGCGTTGGAACTTTTGATACTTAGCTCTGCTTTGAATCCAAAATATGCTTATAAATCCTTTAAAATTGACGATATATGTATCCTTGCGGAGAAGTATCatcctcttgatttttctgagcaggacaaaattaatttgagatatcaGTTGAGGTATTTTGAACTTGATGTGCTTACTGACccgacattacaaaatttgtctttcATTGCAGAATTATGCCAAGGGTTGGCAAAGGCGAAAAAATCAAAGACatga